One Dermacentor silvarum isolate Dsil-2018 chromosome 10, BIME_Dsil_1.4, whole genome shotgun sequence genomic window carries:
- the LOC125940997 gene encoding uncharacterized protein LOC125940997: protein MFCVSEWATFIRALPFKENLKKVHIDVGFDHLQLLPVYAEIESNGLQEKVSITFKGFARDTDLLHCKAISNMELSAGEPDDCLVAALHLLPNFQHVTDLCIELRSGSMTLSLALAEYLISTTTLHNLELNVGWDLVVQPKGPSPWWSVIHESLSRNKSLRKLRVSVYLFSAQDTEGLADAVKRSQSITWVEFIEGPKCNASVFVRRLSKGFADNWTLQFVLCGFFIDADAARDWFAVCETTRRNSDLVTRAARLMMTSDVDRYVIGALERVSRYPALLNEVAEKAHIDKSEIGGLVRDRLKTAETMDGFMRVVGVVRERVVCHPPDEDRMQLDDLIEDCWRHVRRYLVIADVKHGIKHGAVSAVSQSLTLS, encoded by the exons ATGTTCTGCGTGTCAGAGTGGGCCACTTTTATTAGGGCGCTGCCATTTAAAGAAAACCTGAAGAAGGTCCATATCGATGTCGGATTCGACCACCTCCAGCTCCTGCCCGTTTACGCAGAGATCGAAAGCAATGGCTTGCAAGAAAAGGTTTCCATCACATTTAAGGGCTTCGCCCGCGACACTGACTTGCTGCACTGCAAGGCGATTTCTAATATGGAACTTTCTGCAGGAGAACCTGATGACTGCTTAGTAGCCGCTTTGCATCTCTTGCCAAACTTTCAGCACGTGACTGACTTGTGCATCGAACTGAGGTCGGGCAGCATGACACTTTCTTTGGCACTTGCCGAATATTTGATCTCGACGACTACGCTGCACAATCTCGAGCTTAACGTCGGGTGGGACCTCGTGGTCCAACCTAAGGGACCGAGCCCGTGGTGGTCCGTCATACACGAGTCCCTGTCTCGGAACAAGAGCCTCAGAAAGCTGAGAGTTTCCGTGTACCTGTTCAGCGCGCAGGACACCGAGGGCTTAGCAGACGCAGTCAAACGAAGTCAGAGCATCACATGGGTCGAGTTTATCGAAGGGCCCAAGTGCAACGCATCCGTCTTCGTTCGACGCCTTTCAAAGGGCTTCGCGGACAACTGGACGCTGCAGTTCGTGCTGTGCGGCTTTTTCATAGACGCGGACGCGGCGAGAGACTGGTTCGCCGTCTGCGAGACGACGCGGAGGAACTCTGATCTCGTCACACGAGCTGCTCGACTTATGATGACTTCAGATGTAGACAG ATACGTCATCGGAGCTTTGGAACGTGTCTCGCGGTACCCTGCCCTACTGAACGAGGTTGCTGAGAAGGCCCACATTGACAAATCGGAAATCGGCGGCTTGGTGCGAGACCGCCTGAAAACAGCCGAAACCATGGACGGATTCATGCGGGTCGTCGGAGTCGTCAGGGAGCGAGTCGTCTGCCATCCGCCCGACGAAGACCGTATGCAGCTGGACGACCTGATCGAGGACTGCTGGAGACACGTGCGACGTTATCTGGTGATAGCTGACGTGAAGCATGGCATTAAGCATGGTGCTGTCTCTGCTGTTAGTCAGTCTCTGACTCTGAGTTAG